The Spirulina subsalsa PCC 9445 region AAGGATGGTGTAGTTGATCGATGACCCCAAGACGGTTACTCATCATACTAAAACTTAACGGATGAGTTGGGTTATTTTTCCAGTAAAGGAAAACCCACATAATCTTTAAGTGGCTCTGGCAAAACTTTACAGAACCTTCACCTATTAAGGTAAAAAATCCCTTTTAATAGGAATAGGTTAAACGACAGTTTACTGAGGGCATCACCTAACACCAGAGCGGTTCATCGGAGCGGAGTAGTTCGCGTTAGTCCATCTCAGACCCATGAACCTCAGACAGATGAACAGAGCGAGGGGCAACTACATCATTCTGACTCACTTCCTCAGACCTTAACAATTTCCAACAACTTTCAACAACAGCTAAACCGCAAGACGACAGGGAGATAACCATGAAAGGGACGATTAAATCTTTATTACTCAGTGCTTCGATGGCCGTTGGGATGAGCGCGATCGCAACGAGCTCCGCTCTGGCTGCATCATTAACCAACGTGCAAATCTTCGGGACAGATTATCTGGTCTATGGTGCCGATGATGCTATTACTGCCTTAACAGATGGCGATCGCTACAGCCATATTGAGTTAAACGCTGGTGATGAGAACCTCAGCACCAACACCACGGGCTTTACTGGACTATTAGGATCTAACGTCATCAGAGTAGAAGGCATTACTGACCAAGATTGGAGCAATGGTTTAGGCGCCCAGTGGTTAGCTGATTTTACAGCCGCTTATCCTACAATCGCTGGCGCGAGCTTTATGGGCGTTAATATCGGCTCTCTGATTACCAACACTGCCGCTACAGTGGTCGGACGCGCTGGCGACCCCAATATTTCCTATATGGCAAAAGATACAACAACGGGTGTGATCGAAATGGACTTAATCGGTCACTACAACATTTGGGATGCGCCTTGGGTACAACTGGCCATTAATGAGCAAGTTCAAATCCTCTCCGCCCAAACTGGAATGCCCGTCTGGATGGTGGCTATGGGCGTTAATAGTTTCATGGCTGACCTCAGACAAGCGGTTCCCCTGCTGCAAATCAGCGAAATTGCTAAAGTCACCATTGATGGTCAAGTGTCCTATGCTTATGGCTTCTCTGCCGTTCAAACTGGGGTTTTAGCCGCCGATGCAGGCATGGGTGATTCTTCCTCTCACACTGGGCGTTACACCATCGCCCTCCAAGGAACTCCTGAAGAAGAGCGGGCTGATGTTCCTGAACCTTCTCTCATGATTGGTTTAGCATTGGTTGGGGGTGCGTTTGTTGCTTCTAAACGCAAATCCTAGGATTTCTCTTCTAAAACCCTTCTCTTCTCGCTTGAGGCTGAATCAGCACCTGTTGCTTCTCTACAATCAGCCTCATCCTTGAGGAATAAGTTGCGTCTAGGTCCAAGGGAGTTCGTTCACTCCCTTTCTCCATTTTTTCCCTAACCTTCCCATCATGGGAAGGTTATTTTTTGGCTTGATTTCCCCAGGGCCTACCTCGGGCTGGCTGAAATGGATGCTCCACCACCAGAAATAATGCAATAGGAAGGACTCTAGAGTACGGGTTAGCGATAGACCTTGCCTAGATGTTCAGCGAATTCCTTCCGAATCAGCCAACTGGAAATCCTATTGATGGGGAAAATCGCTAATAAAACAACCGCCAAATGATGGATAAATTTCATCTTTTTGTTGATCAACTAAGCTATTTTACTTGACTTTATCTAAACTTTACAAATTAGCTTAGATAGTTTACGCTATCTTCATAAAAGATTCAGTAAGATTACTGAAATAAGAAAGTACAATTTTCGGTTACAGACTCCGAATATTTGAGGATATCTTA contains the following coding sequences:
- a CDS encoding NF038130 family PEP-CTERM protein, whose protein sequence is MKGTIKSLLLSASMAVGMSAIATSSALAASLTNVQIFGTDYLVYGADDAITALTDGDRYSHIELNAGDENLSTNTTGFTGLLGSNVIRVEGITDQDWSNGLGAQWLADFTAAYPTIAGASFMGVNIGSLITNTAATVVGRAGDPNISYMAKDTTTGVIEMDLIGHYNIWDAPWVQLAINEQVQILSAQTGMPVWMVAMGVNSFMADLRQAVPLLQISEIAKVTIDGQVSYAYGFSAVQTGVLAADAGMGDSSSHTGRYTIALQGTPEEERADVPEPSLMIGLALVGGAFVASKRKS